ggccgagccgagccgagccgggacCCTCCGAACCGGGGCCGGGCTGAGCAGAGCGGAACCGAGCCGGGACCCCCAAGCCGGGCTGATCTGAGCCGAACCGGGACACCGGACTGCCCCCCCACCGGACAGCCATgagcccccggcgctgcccccctCGGCCCGAGATGCGGCCCGAGATGCTGCCCGAGATCGCCGCCGCCGTCGGGTTCGTCTCCGGCCTCCTGCGGACGCGGGGCTGCGTCAgcgagcagcagctgcaggtcttcggcggggcgctgcgggaggCGCTGGCAGGtgagagccccccccggggcgatccgagccccccccggggcgatCCGAGCCCCCCTCCGGGGCTCTTCTCTTCGGCAGGACCCGGAGCCCCCTCGGGGGTCTTGCCCCGCGGCCGTCGTGTTGCTGCCCCGACCCGGTGTCCTCTCTCCGGGGACGTGTAGGGGCCGGCACCCACCCGTGTTCCTTTGGCTCCCAGCCGTGTGCCCCGTGGTGCTGGGTGCCTGTTTGTGCCCTGCATGGTGCCCGTCCCTGTCCCTTTGGGGGCTGGCACCCATCCATGTACCTTTCCCAGCACCCACCTGTGCCCCCTTGGGTGCTGGGTGTTGTTTGTGCCTTGCCTGGGTGCCCACCCGTGAccccctggggctggcacccACCCACGTCCCCCACCCGTGTCACTGTGGGGTCCTGggtgagcagctgctgcttccccagaAGTGAGGAGCTGGACCCCAGCTGAGGGTTTGTGTCTCTTCCCCAGGTTGCACCCCATAGCCTTGACTGGGGTGGCCCCAGGCTGGTTTCTGTGCCTTATCCCTATGAGcggtgccccagccctgtgtCGGTGGGGTTTCGGtgccccccacgcccccatCCGGTGCCCAGCACTAGCTGGGTGGTGCGggcgtcccctcccagcctaACACAGCCTTTGTGTTATCAGCCCCGAGACGGGATGGTTTGTTCGGTGAGATAAGGGGCAGCGACCTGCCCCTGGAGTCGCAGACAGACCTGGAGGCTGCTCCCTGACCGTGGTGGGGTGGTGCCGCTGATATTGTAtatctcccccccccaccccaagtgGCTGGggtgaggttttggggtcctgtcTGCAGCCCCCGTGGCACTGTCCTGCTGGGGGTTTTAGGACCTGAAGAGCAACATCCCCGTGCCTGGGAGCAAGCAGCAGCCAACCAGCCAAACTCTGCCCTGGCGTCCCTGATGGAGGCAGCCGAAGGAGGACTCGCTTCCCTCTGCCTTTGTGGGACCCCCATTGGGACTGCAGCGGGACACGGACCTCGCGGCGGCTGCACGCCCGCTCACCGCTCTCCCCCTCTCGCTTCCCTTGCAGAGCACTACAAACACCACTGGTTTCCCGAGAAACCCTTCAAAGGCTCCGGCTACCGCTGCATCCGCATCAACCACAAAATGGACCCCATTATCAGCAAGGCAGCTAGCCAGATCGGACTCAGCCTCCCGCAGCTCTACCAGCTCCTGCCCAGCGAGCTCACGCTCTGGGTGGACCCCTACGAGGTCTCTTACCGCATCGGGGAGGACGGCTCCATCTGTGTCTTGTACGAAGCGACCGCCACGAAACCCGGGAGCTCCTACGGGATGCTCACCTGCAAGAACCAGATGATGTTAGGTCGCACCAGCCCTTCCAAAAACTACATCATGACTGTCTCCAGCTAAATACTCCTCACGTCCTTACACTGCCAAGACCCGGGCTACTGTATACCTCATCTGaggatctatttttaaaatgaagagctatttatattttttaagaaaatccaagaaaatccaaaattaaaatattgggCACTGCTTCAGACAGGAGCAGTGTTTTCGGTgccttttttaaagctgttgcaAGCTTATGAGTTTTTATTATGAAGCCGATATCTACCTAATTAGTGTTGGATGGCAATTTCAGTGGGCTGGCTCGCTCACTTGGGCACCTTGGAAtggaggaagagggggaagaggtAGGCTGGGAAGTGTGGCTGGTGGGGGGCGATGTCACCTCCTCCCTGTCCTGGTCCCTAGCAGTGTTGTCACCAAGTGTTGCGATACTGCTGGGGAAGGGACAAGGGACATCTTTGCTTCACCAGTTTTACTTCCCAGCTCATCTGATCTCTGTGGCCTGGATAAATCATACAGGGGAACCTTGCCCTAAGGGCTGGGTGATGCTGGGGGCCCTGGGACCTctcctgcttttgcttttctggacCCACCGACTGAgcgctgcagctctgggctgcccCCCTGGAGCACAAAGCAAGGGGCAGTGCATGGCCGGTCTCCTCTCCAacccctccatctcctgcctgctgctgggctgaggggccctgggggtgtCCTCGCCATGTGAAACACCCGAGGCAGAGATGTGGTGGCTGGGGAGCACCAGGCTGCGCCATGGCGGTCCCCAGGATGAATACTGCAGATGCTGTGGTGGCACTGGAGTGCTCTTTGTTCCTGGTGCTCCCCAGTACCTGGCTGTCACCACAGCTTTCTGCACGCTGGCAGGGTGCTCCAGACCCTGAAATCAGCTCTGAATTACAAGCCTGCCTGCTCTGGAGGGCTCGGACATCCTGCCCGTGGCCTCTTGCATGTAAAAAATTGCCTAATCTGGTGCTGACGACCTGCTGCGTCACTTCTCTGGAAGAGCTGAAGCAACTTGCCTTGTGCCCTAGAGGTTGGTGTCAGATCCTCTCTTGCCTTCTCTCCTAAAATCCTGAAGTATTGGGGATCTCTGCCCCCCTGTGCTTGCTGCAGTCCTGAGGCTGGGGTGCTCAGGTGCTTTGGGGTCAGTGTTGCTTTTAAATTCCCAcctcttccctctcttcctcctctgggTGCTCAGCAAGAGGCTGACCCTGGGAGCTGGCTCAGCTGAGACCTTGTTGGGGGCACCACCTGGTTCCTATTTCTTGGTACACAACTGTTTTGCACAATTAATGCCTGGTCCTGTGCTTTGCCCATTCAAGCAGAACTCGTGGAGTCCCTGCGGTACTTGTATTCAGGGAGACTTGCCTGAGCGTCGCTCAGGATTTGGCCCTTAAACTGCTCTGGCTACTACAGGTTGGGTGGGAACCAGCAGTGCTGCCCCAAGAACTTTTAACTACCTGCTGGGGAATGAGCCTTTGCCGGGATGTTGTATGTCCGTTGCCTTTTTCCTAACCAGCTGGTGCTCCTGCAGTGATCCTGGGAGGAGTGATTGAAAAACCAGGGCATTGACGTGGTTTGTTCTAATGAAACTTTCCCCGAGCTGTTTCGCAGCACGCTCTTACCTTCCTCTTTTCTTGACCCAGCAGCTGACTGGCATAACCAGAGTTGTTCTTTCCCAGCCTTTGATGAATCAAGTTCTCAGACAATTGTGCAATATATTTCAAAACCCTGAACGCtctgggagaggaaggaagccTCCTGTCTGCCACACTTCTTAGCTTtgtctttaatattaaaaatagcatAGCTTCCCCAACTTGGACTGCTTTTCAGGTGGAAAAGTAAGTTCAGATTTCTGTAGCAGTTTCAAATCACGATTTCCTGAACTGGAAAACCAGCCTCGATTGGTAACTCACCACTTGACATTTTAACAGGATCTGTTTGTCCCTGAGCAGTAATAGACGGCAGCTCTGAAGTTGCATCACTTCCCTCTGCATCACTCGAATCTCTCACATCTccaaagcagaagctgaaagCAGCACCGGGGCTTTTCCCTCGGTGACCTTGTGCAATAGGTGACATCACCGAGAGGGGAGTGCCCGGGAACTTCCAAAAAGCAAGCTCCTTTTTCAAGGAAAAGGGGTCTGAGTTCAAGTCATCACTTAAAAATCTGCTTATGTGGGAAGCTGCCGAGGAGAGCTGCGACGTGTCCGGGACGAGCGCTGTGtgctctgctgggctcctggCTGGGTGGGGAGTTTTCCTGGAGGCTGGCACTCGGGTTGTAATTTGTCACGATCGGTGCGGTTTTAAGGTTTTACCCCTCTATTACCCTGTTCCCTCCCTCTTACCAGAAAAGAGCTCGTGAGGAACGGCAGCCCACACCAAAGGAACACACTAATCTTAGCCTGCCCCCgctcacaaaacaaaaatagccgAGTTCTCTGTCCCCGGTGTGGAGGAGTCTGGTGTTAAAGGTGTCTTGTTAGCTTCAAAGCCACCCGGATCTGGGTGCGATCCATTTCTCTTGTAGCTGGTTCCATGTAAAAGCTGTGAATTAGTGtgctcttgccttttttttgcctACAAGCCTGATACTCACTTTTAGAGCCGGATGGTGTGTGTTTTAGGAGcgtgtctggggggggggggttgctcTCCCCGGTTAAACAAGCTGGACTGTTGAGCGGGACCTGCTTTTTGTGTCTGGTGAAAATGGTAGAGAGTTTGTAAGCTACGCTCGGAGGAGGGAGTGGATGGTTACTAATTGTATAGTAGTGTTTTTATATACGGAATGTACAGATCCTTTGACAGACGTATGCTTTTGttactttaataaaaatgtagcaGTACCAGCGAGCCTCGTCTTCTTCCTGGGAGCTGTTGTGTGCTTACAAAGAGGGTTGGGATCACAGCCGAAATCCCACAAGTGCCGTGGGCTCGGGTAACGCGTGGCTGGCTGCTGACACCCAgctgtgaggaggaggaagaaagctgCTTACTCAAGGTGCTGACTCGAAGCCTGACCCTCCAGCCCCACGGAGGGAGGGCTGGGAATGTCAGTGACTAACACAGGGCCGCGGGTGTCCTGCCACAGCTCCTTCCCATGCTGACTTGGCTTTTCCGGGCCGGGCATTGGGGGCTCAGTGCAGCTTCTGGAAATCCCATCTCCGGCCAGGGCACCAAGGTGCTAGAGCTGACTGCCAGCTCCTTCCCAACActaaacaccaaaaaaaaatctcggAAGCTGGTGATTCATGGCACAGAGGTGGCTCCTGGTTGCCCCCAGCGGAGCTGACCCCGTGGGGTGCCCCAAAGTCCTATTGCTGAGCCTTCCCTGCCGCCCTTCCAGGCCCAGCTGAGTCAGCAGGCCCCACGGGGCAGGAAGGGCGCGAGATCAGAGGATCGAAATGTTGGGGCTGGCGGAGGATGCTCGGGGACGGTCATGGCAAAGGCAGCTGGGGCTGATTCAGGACAGATCCTGTTTTGGCTGTGTTGAGGCTGGTgactgcagcagggagctgtgaCGGGGGCGGCCACCTCGTGTCCTTACCCCCACCTCCGTGCTCAGCTTCAGGCCTTCAGGCTGACCTTATATAAGTAAATTCACCAAATCAGCTCACGTGGGTGCTTGCTTTGGTCCCAAACCTGCCCAAACCTTTCTGTGAAGTCCAGGAGGGCTTGAATTGCAGCCTGCAGGGTCCTGgtcccccaccccagctgctcccagggctgagGACTTTCTGGAGAGCCGCTGCCGAGGGTGGGCACCGGCCCGGCCCCACTCAGCGGGCCCAAAAtcacctcctcccctcctgcttTTATCACGCCGGGCCTCCTcgaggaggaggaaagcaatTTGCGGGCTGATGTTGGTGCTGTGTCAAAGCCACTCCTTTTTGAACTCATCCCTTCATTAGTTTCAATAAACACGCCCaaattgctgctgcttgtgaaaCGAGGCTGTTAGGGAGGAATGGGCGTCCCGCTTGGCCGCTGATTAGCTCGGCAGTCACGCAGGTTCAAAGGCTTCCTGCAGTCAGCTGATGGTGGCCAGACCCTGTCTGGCTTGCCCGGGCCAGCGTGCCACGGTCCCTGTTTGGGCCGGCACAGTCCTTGCCCCAACCCGTGCACCCCAGCCCGTTTTTGGGGCCGTAACCGCGGAGCCTGGGCCAGCACGAGCAGAGCTGAGATCCTCGAAAATCCGAGTCGCCGGTAGCCAAGATAAAAATACAGCTCTTACGCAGGGCGGCGTTTAGCGAGGAGTCAGCTCCGTGGCACAGCaaccagacccccccccccgccagcctTTTAAGAGGTGACTCATCTgctatttttactttgtttgtCGCGTTTCTTCTGGTAGGATCGCGATACCTGGCGTTGAACGCTGCGTTACACCAGGGGGGCGTCTTTATCATCCCCCTGAGCCCTTCCCAGGCCTTTCGAGGCTGGGTCTTAGCCCTCAGCCTGCTTTCCCATCATGAGGTTGCCGAGCACGTCCCAGGACCAGCTCTGGAGCACGGGGAGGCCGAGCAGAGGCACGGCTGCGTTACACCCCAGGTACCCAAGTGCTCcctgcgtgcctggagcagctgcagaaaaaatggaaaataaataaaaatgcgCCCACCTCTGCCCACCTCCCACCTGTTACCTGTTACACCTGGGGCTCTTTTTCTGCCCTGCTTTTTGTTGGATTTCTGctgggattattattattttttttttcatttgggtGTTTCTGGGAGGACAGGGAAGTGCCTGGCTCAAGGAACCCGGGTCAGATAATGTCCCTGTAATCAGAGATCGGCATGATGTATAAACGAGCACGCATCCCTGACGTGTCCTCGGCGAGATCACAGCCCTTTGGCCCTGCCTGCACCGCCACACACCTCCTGCGTCCTGCAGCCAGGGGGAAGGATGAGTCCCCATGAGGTGACACCCACCTGGAAATGAGTTTCCCCCACAAAACCCCTCCATGGGCAGTGCTGGGTCGAGCTTTTGATGCCTACGGGGAGTAAAAAGGGCTTTAATGTCCTGTCCCCAGCGCTGTGCTGTTCCTGCTCGCCATGCCAGGCTGCCCAGGCGTctgtgtgtgcagctgcagcgccGTCTGTCCGTcctcctgggagctgggggtgcttgGGGCTGTCTGTTGGAGGAACACGCTTGGTGCGAAGCCCAGATCAGCCTCGGGAAATGCCCTGACCCGAACGCAGTGACCACCACAGGACAGGATCTCCGCAGGTCCACGCGGAGATTTCGCTCGATTTGCATCAAAATATCATTGGATTTGTGCGTGTGCATTTGTTTGGCTCTTTCCCGGGGCCACTCCAGCAGCAGTTGGGCATTTCCCAGCTGTGGGTTATCAGAAAAGCAACATCAGCAGAAATGAAACCGGGCGCCGCTGAGCCTCCTCCCGCGGTTCACGCAGGGCTTGGCCTCCGCCAGGTGCTTCCTGCCCTTTGTTTGCCAGCGGGGCGAAGGcaccgggacgggacgggaccggCTATTTCGGCTCAGCCGAGGCCAATCAGGCACTCGTGTGGGTGCAGCCGCGCTCGCCTGTATCTGGGGCGAAGCAGCCAGCAGCGGCTCTCGccgccctgccccagcctcagGGTTGGGAGGGGAAGGCGCAAGCTCCGGGGCACACCGGTGCCTGCGGTGGTGCGCAGCCCAAATGATCTTCCCAGGATCTGCCGGAGCTGTAGAAAGTTTGCAACCACGTGGCCCGGCAACGGGAAGGTGGTTTGTGGGCTTTGGAGGGGTTGGTGCTGCGCCAAGCCCACGGCGCTCTGGGTGGCAGCCGGGCGGCAGGGCTGCGGCATCGCCACCCTTTGCAAGCTCAGGGCGCAGGCAGGGGTCCCTGGGTCTTGTTTTGCACACAGGCTGCTGTTTTTTAGCAAGGCTGGCGGAGAGATTTCTGGCTGGGAACTGTGATCCTCACCTGCCCTTCCTCCTGAAAGACCTTCTTCTACCTCTCTGGAGAGCGGAGGGACCCGCTCAtgagctccccacagccccgaCCCTTCCTGGCTTTGCTCTTGTACATCCCCGACAGCCCCACGCACACCAGCGTGAAGGGGAACACCCGCCTCTGCCTTTCCAGCCCTCGCTAAAAACTGAACcgagacatggaaaaaaaaaaaaccctccttcCTCCAGAAAGGTCACCGGCAGATGCGAGCGCGTTGCGGCCGCCTCACACCCACTCGCCTCCCCCCACGGGGCGCAGCGCCCGTCTCGGTGCTCGCATCTCCGCCCTCGCGGCTCGCTGGGCTTGGAGGGGCTCCAAGAGCAGCCGGGGCAGGCTGCAGCGTTGCTTCGTGCTGACTTACCCTGAAAACCTTACCCCAGAAGGAGCACAAAGCTCGGGGCTGAGCCCCGTCTCCGCTCCCTGCTCGCTCCCTCTCGCTCCAGCGCAGAGGCACAGAGCAGGTCCTGCACAAAACTCCGgtttattaaaaattactgcagggagagagaggggatgGGGCCGTTCCTTGCACGAAGGGGGAAGGAatctgctgctggtgccctgAAATCGTGCCCTGAGCACATCCCTTAGCACACGGGGCATGGCATGGCCCCCAAATGTTGTCCCCCTTCGAGGCGAACGCCTCAAATGGCACAAAAGTGGGGTCTGGAGAGGGCACGGCCCTGCTGGGGATGGGACAACCCCACAGGACAACCTGCCTGGCCGCACAGGGCTCCAAATGCAGTGGgaccccacatccccctgctCCCGCAGTGCCACCGAGGGGCTCAGGGTCCCAGGCGCTGACTCGCCCCAGCCACCCCCATGCTGCGTCCCCTGGGGAGAGGCTCCCGAGGTCCAGACAGATGGGCAGGGGGCAAGGAGCcgctttcagctgcttttttgttCTCCCTCTGCGCATCCCACGGGGAgagctgtccccgtccccatccctgtccccattcgGGCCCCTCCGCCGCGGCTGCCCGGCTCCGACGCTCTCATTTACGACCTGTTGGGGGATAAAAGGGGCTTGTTGGCGGCGGCGAGCAACTGGTGTGCGGGGACAACTGTTGCCATCTGTCTGctggggcggtgggggggggccgcggctggggctgggtttTGTTTCCCCTTTCATGCACCACTAAACTTTGCACCTTTTGTTTCCCAGCGAAGGGTTTGAGAGAgccagggagaaaaggaggcctCCCCGCGCCGCGCAGGTCAGGGCAGAGCTCGCTCAGCTCGCCGGGGGATTTGCATACGAttcttattaaatattataataGTAATTACTGTTATTTCAGGAGTCTGTCAGCATTGGGCAACCTGAACCCCTCCGTCCTCCCCCTGCACCCTGGAGGCATCCTGGCACGTCCTGTGCCGCCGCGCTGTGGGTGGCATCTGATGGTAGCGGGGCACAAACCTTGGGGACAGGAGGCTGTGTGCCCcttgagcagcagcagtgccctgtAACCCCCCCAGGGACgctgtgtccctgtccctgagggtgtccctgtccccaaaggATGCTGCTATCTTGAGCCCGAGGGATGCTGTGCCCCTGTCCCTGGGGATCCCGTGCGCCTGTCCCCAAGGGCTGCCGTGCCCCCCGTCCTGGTGGGATGCTGTACCCCAGTTCCCAAAGGACACCGTGCCCTTGTCCCCAGGGGACACcatgccctggcagcagcagcaaggtgagggcagggcgcaggcagggctgtgggagcaGCCGGGAGCGGCGCTGGCTGCCCCGGGGCGTTTTGTGCTTCCTCCTGGAGCGGTGTCAGCGTCTGGGACGGGAGCGCAGCGCCCGGGGCGAGCCTCAGCCGGGCGTGTGAACCTCTCCCGGCTGCCTGGGCTTTGTTCAGGGCCTTCAGCTCCTCGCTTTGCTCCGCTTGTGCCATGTCCAGGGGTCAGCAACAGCATCTGACCCCCTCTGCAAAATGCAAGGAGCAGCCTAGGTTCCCCCAGGCAGATGGGTGCTGAGCAGGAGACACCAGGAGGGACCAGAGCAGGGGACGCGGTGCCAGGCCAGCCCTGAGAGGGGACTGTCACCTCCCTTGCAGTGGGTGGCCGCTCTCCACCCAGTGCAGAGCCCGGATCAGGTCAAGGTCTGGGATCCTGAGCCCCCGAAGGACTCCACAGGGGGATTCTCTGGATTCAGAGCCAGGCAGGGCGCGTTGGGGCTTTTTGTGTCCCCAGATTGCCAGCTCCAGACCAGGCAGACACACACGGCAGTACTCAGGGTGGCCGGGATGGAGCAGTCCCTGCCGGGCTGACATCCCGGCCGGTGGCAGACATGGAGGGATGGGGACTTAAGGGAGATGCTGGGTCTGCGTCCCAGCCTCTGCTGGATGAGAGAGGTTCCCCTCTGGGGAACCGCCGGGAAATGTGTTATGGGAACGGGCCACGGGCAACAATGTCCCTAAGCCCTGCACcgtccccctgctcccagctgccagACGAAGGGCGAGGCCCCTTTTCCCTCTGACAATGCCCTTTTACCGGGGAGTTTACGTCTATTATAGCACCAGATAAaacagagaaggggaaggacGGGGCTGAAGCGGAGCAGCTGCCCTTGCTGGCTGGTCTGGGGCTTTGTTCTGAGTTAAaaggctgcagccaggctgggacaGCGGCCGCTGCTCCCTGAGGAGCGAGGGCTGGTGTGCGTGTGTCCCCGGCCGCTCTGCAGGGGGAACAGCTGGAGTTTGCCCCAGGAAATTCCCCTCTGGGTGTTTACCAGGGGCCCTGGCTCCATTTTGGGATGTTACAAACACCCAGCGAGCAGAGCAAGGCTGAGTCtgtgccccccaaaccccgaccccccaaaaaaagcccaGCAAGGGAGGCAGTGGGACCACCAAGCCCCCCGGCCACGCCAGCCCCCTGCACTTTTCACTGCTGGCCATGGCTCGGGGCTGCGGCACGGCTCGGGGTCCGCCGCGCCTTTTGAAGCAGAGACAAAGCCCGTCTTGATATTTACGGCACGTGCAGCGGGAGCGCGGGGCGCACGGGGCTGCGGGACAGATGGCGAGTGAAACAAAAGGGGAGGCAAGAATGGGAGCCGAACAGATTGGGAATTTCCTGCCCGTCCCTCGCCCCCCTGCCCAAACGCTGCTGGGGACGTGCGGGGAGGACGGGTGCCAGTTCTGCAGTACGGGGGGGCAGTCGGCCCTCTGATGGCCCCCAAAGTGTTTTGACTGAGTCCCGCCAGCTGCTTTGGCCTCCCTGAGCCCCTAAATCCtgatcccccaaatcccaggcTCTGTTTAACTCCTGGCGTGGAGCTGCGAGTGCTGGGAAGCTTCGTGCTCCCCCAGGCCTCAGTCTGCTCCTCTGTGAAATGGGCCCACGCGCTCGGCCTCGAGCGGTGCCGGGGGCCCTGCCgagctctgccccccccccggcgcatGTTCCTGCTGCCTCGGCACTTTTCTTATCTCTTCCCAGCAATGTCGCAGCTGCCGCGGCCCAGATCCAAGCGGCTTATTAATAATCAACTTTTATTGCTCGTCACGTCGCGAGCACGTCTGCAGACAGCCAGGTGCAGGGGGAACATTTGcggccagccctgcccagccccggccaCGGGGTCCTTTTGTCCTCAGCACCATCCAGCGTGCGAGCGGGCGCACGTCGGCGCGAGAAGCGGGGCCATCGCCCCGGGGAGAAACCAGAAAATTCAGACGGCCCCGTCCCGACCTAGTCCGAGAACAATAAAGGTTTTAGGTTAAGGCTGGGGAGAATTGAGCAAAGGGAAGTGCTGAAGGACAGGACGCCGGGTGCACGTCCCGGTGACTCACGGCGGCCCCACAATCGCCCACCCGCACACCGACGGCGCCGTGCGCGGCGCTCACGTCCCCGGGGGGCTCtgtgccccccaaacccccagccGTGTCGGTGCTGGCCTCAGGTCAAAGCTGTCCCTCGCTGGTTTCTTCTCCCCAGAGGAAAGTGTTTCGGGAGgtttttttaagcacaaatCCTGCGCTTCCTGGAGCGGTGCTGCGCTAAGGGCTGGGGAGCGCTGGAGCTGAGGGAGGCTTCGAGGGGGAGAGCAGAGAAacggggaggggaagaggatcGGGGGGGA
The sequence above is a segment of the Anser cygnoides isolate HZ-2024a breed goose chromosome 25, Taihu_goose_T2T_genome, whole genome shotgun sequence genome. Coding sequences within it:
- the BTG2 gene encoding protein BTG2 — its product is MSPRRCPPRPEMRPEMLPEIAAAVGFVSGLLRTRGCVSEQQLQVFGGALREALAEHYKHHWFPEKPFKGSGYRCIRINHKMDPIISKAASQIGLSLPQLYQLLPSELTLWVDPYEVSYRIGEDGSICVLYEATATKPGSSYGMLTCKNQMMLGRTSPSKNYIMTVSS